The Candidatus Cloacimonadota bacterium genome window below encodes:
- a CDS encoding TolC family protein: MRKVIIVALFVILFASSVAARMQLSLQDCIRLAKQNNKTLQQAEQEVRKYEADYNNVRGGLFPQISLSGGYQYKRTELPKSAVVEMPAISSQLSSLSDTTIVNDNTLYENEEIIASIIDGAFEGLMPKKVQKENSAFGQVKLDQVIFMGGKLINGINIAGKLYHLQERKCFLVEQDVVYNAIDQYYQQKLAREVVIVKVEALSIAKKHFMQVSDMYEQGLVSEYDMLRAKLEVQKLKPDILRAKKNSALAMESLQNYIGIEEFITLTDEIELPEIEINFSDAVRMGLKDRVELELAELSVEVNKVNLRYEKGNFLPIIGFNAEYNYFGQNSTKIKSDNWGNYYQLGIGFSMPLFTGFSNTSKQAKARHSLKQAQIEQKALKEKIKLDIVNSSLQLKTDLKSVEVQQENLQLAETGLRIAESRYDNQVSTQLEVFDAQLMLRSVKLSYLNTVYETIMSYEKLKKAIGIEL, encoded by the coding sequence ATGAGAAAAGTAATTATTGTTGCTCTTTTTGTTATCTTATTTGCAAGTTCTGTTGCGGCCAGAATGCAATTATCTTTGCAAGATTGTATTCGACTGGCAAAACAGAACAACAAAACTTTGCAACAAGCCGAACAGGAAGTACGCAAATATGAAGCCGATTACAACAATGTGCGGGGAGGTTTGTTTCCTCAAATTTCTCTAAGCGGAGGCTATCAATATAAAAGGACAGAATTACCCAAGTCAGCTGTTGTTGAAATGCCAGCTATATCGAGCCAGCTAAGTTCTCTGTCTGATACAACTATCGTGAATGATAATACTCTTTATGAGAATGAAGAAATAATCGCCAGTATAATTGATGGGGCATTCGAAGGATTGATGCCAAAAAAAGTTCAGAAGGAAAATTCCGCATTCGGACAGGTGAAATTGGATCAGGTAATATTTATGGGTGGTAAACTGATAAACGGAATTAACATTGCCGGAAAATTATATCACTTACAGGAGCGGAAATGTTTCCTCGTTGAGCAAGACGTGGTTTATAATGCAATTGATCAGTATTATCAGCAAAAATTGGCACGAGAAGTTGTGATCGTCAAGGTGGAAGCGCTTTCTATTGCTAAAAAACATTTCATGCAAGTTTCGGATATGTATGAGCAAGGATTGGTTTCCGAATACGACATGTTACGGGCGAAACTTGAAGTCCAAAAATTGAAACCCGATATTTTAAGAGCAAAAAAAAATTCCGCACTTGCAATGGAAAGTTTGCAAAATTATATTGGAATTGAAGAATTTATTACTCTTACGGATGAGATTGAATTACCCGAAATCGAAATAAACTTTTCTGATGCAGTCCGGATGGGATTAAAAGATCGGGTAGAACTTGAACTTGCAGAATTGAGCGTGGAAGTGAACAAAGTAAATCTTCGTTACGAAAAGGGAAATTTTTTGCCTATTATCGGGTTTAATGCCGAATATAATTATTTCGGGCAAAACAGTACGAAGATAAAATCGGATAATTGGGGGAATTATTATCAACTCGGTATTGGTTTTTCGATGCCGCTTTTTACCGGATTTTCTAATACGTCAAAGCAAGCAAAAGCCCGTCATTCACTCAAACAGGCACAGATTGAACAAAAGGCTCTCAAGGAAAAAATCAAATTGGATATCGTGAATTCCTCTTTGCAATTGAAAACGGATCTCAAAAGCGTGGAGGTCCAACAGGAAAATCTGCAATTAGCGGAAACGGGACTAAGAATCGCCGAATCTCGTTACGATAATCAGGTTTCCACCCAGTTAGAAGTTTTTGATGCACAACTCATGTTGCGATCTGTGAAGTTATCGTATTTAAATACTGTGTATGAAACAATTATGTCTTACGAAAAATTAAAAAAAGCCATTGGCATAGAATTATAA
- a CDS encoding efflux RND transporter periplasmic adaptor subunit, translating into MKKNVLIEIWSKILPRKIEKKKAFHRASIIFFSTMLVFLLTSCGKKEEVKSANMQQIYKKQGIPVKIEKVMPQVFKKVLIYNARLTGNRQSLASAMMGGRIEKIYVSVGEKVTKDQLLMEFPQNAPSSQYKQAKAAYELSQKTVERMSNLYEQGGISKQQLDQVRTKYDVDEANWDAVQQVVKVFAPISGIVTNINVNETDNVKCESVLATISDMSKVKGTVWATEDESTQIREGMPAIAHYKDLTLKGKVSQIAMSMSSRYNAFRVELVFDNPQLRYKSGIMSEIQIDTFKNPLAIVVAREQVQKDKNGTFVFTVKGNKAKKQYITIGKQDNNFEITHGLELGDELIVEGLNLVKDGNKVKVIK; encoded by the coding sequence ATGAAGAAGAATGTTTTAATAGAAATTTGGAGTAAAATATTGCCTCGTAAAATAGAAAAGAAAAAGGCATTTCACCGGGCAAGCATCATATTTTTTTCAACAATGCTTGTTTTCCTCTTGACTAGCTGTGGAAAAAAAGAGGAAGTTAAGTCCGCAAACATGCAACAAATTTATAAAAAGCAGGGAATTCCAGTAAAGATCGAAAAGGTCATGCCCCAAGTATTCAAAAAAGTGTTAATCTACAATGCGAGGCTGACCGGCAATAGACAATCCCTTGCATCTGCAATGATGGGCGGGAGGATTGAAAAAATATATGTTTCTGTGGGAGAAAAGGTTACAAAAGACCAGCTCCTGATGGAATTCCCGCAGAACGCACCTTCCAGCCAATACAAACAAGCAAAAGCTGCCTATGAATTATCCCAAAAAACTGTTGAAAGAATGAGTAATTTATATGAACAAGGTGGGATTTCAAAACAGCAGCTCGATCAGGTTAGGACAAAATATGACGTGGACGAAGCAAATTGGGATGCAGTTCAACAAGTCGTAAAAGTTTTCGCTCCAATCTCCGGAATCGTAACTAACATCAATGTAAACGAAACGGATAATGTAAAATGCGAAAGCGTACTTGCTACCATATCCGATATGAGCAAAGTAAAGGGGACTGTTTGGGCAACAGAGGATGAATCGACTCAAATTAGGGAAGGTATGCCTGCGATTGCTCATTACAAAGATCTTACTCTAAAAGGAAAAGTCAGCCAAATAGCGATGTCTATGAGCAGCCGTTATAATGCCTTTAGGGTCGAGCTTGTTTTTGATAATCCTCAATTGCGATATAAATCCGGGATTATGTCAGAAATTCAAATTGATACTTTTAAAAATCCTTTAGCGATTGTTGTTGCCCGTGAGCAGGTGCAGAAAGATAAAAACGGAACTTTTGTTTTTACTGTGAAAGGAAATAAGGCAAAAAAGCAATATATTACAATTGGTAAACAAGACAACAATTTTGAAATAACTCACGGATTGGAATTAGGTGATGAACTTATTGTTGAAGGCTTAAATCTGGTTAAAGATGGAAACAAAGTAAAAGTCATCAAATAA
- a CDS encoding efflux RND transporter permease subunit → MILSNLSIRRPVMITMLILVFVVFGFFAYSSLPLNLMPVIDMPFVTIQTIYPGAGPQEIETQITKKIEDAVSTISKIDYVESYSMDNVSFVIIRFELGKDANIANQEAKDRVDAIVNQFPNDADKPSIAKYNPGEEPIMNLIFSGNQDLITLYEIADKRLKDRFAQIDGVAQVEISGGQKREIHVELDNKVVCQNVISLPQLSQIISLNNMNMPGGNFDEKKQEYSVRFEGEYTDLQNLRDLDIPTYFGVKKLHQLGKITDGGTEIRQRSTYFNNIDKIRNENLVRISIVKTSEGNPVEISHAVKKELSAIRKDIPAGSELVIVNDDSKFIESSVKDTLNNVILGILFTGIILLFFLHDLRSTLIVALAMPTSIISTFLLMQMAGFSLNILSLMGLSTSVGILVTNSVVVLENIFRHKRLGNLRREAAEKGTSEVTVAVIASTLTNIVVFLPLATMNTIAGQYLTEFALTVVFATIFSLVISFTLTPMLSSIILPDEQKKHPIGKKIEAMFDKWEHLYGRLLEKMFHKKRFSVLIIGVSFLLFFLTMIFVAPKLGFEFVPEMDEGKLKVKMELPQGTSLQETVKLCQQVEKIILNHKEVKNVLVNMGSLSSMDMGTNLGQIRIVLVDANKRKLTSHQVENLLIEELATVPNAKFQVAATSSGGGGGMADIEFNIMGQELNEIVLLKDKVLAKIKNIKGLTNLEVDYKAGKPQLSLIPKRQKISDAGTSVYEIALTMRAAIEGIQASVYREKGNGYDIKISLTDESVDSPEKIGNIAIATKTGMYRLSQLADLEYTKATNKINRKNKFTTIKFTGGVGTGFTQSNVINQIREATKNIDMPEGYMINWGGMSEMMEENNIAMGKAFMLAIMLTYMLLAAILESFTKPILILMTLPLAMIGVILALYFAGQSLNLVSMMAIIMLIGIVVNAAILLMDYTQKLREQGKNTKTALIEACPTKLKPIVMSSAAIMLGMLPMAIGIGSSGAEMRQPLGIVSIGGLLISTILTLLVIPAFYYLTTKSKIK, encoded by the coding sequence ATGATTTTATCGAATTTATCAATTAGAAGACCGGTGATGATCACCATGTTAATTCTAGTATTTGTCGTATTTGGATTTTTTGCATATTCATCTCTGCCCCTAAATCTAATGCCCGTAATTGATATGCCTTTTGTTACAATTCAAACAATTTATCCGGGTGCAGGACCTCAGGAAATTGAGACTCAAATCACAAAGAAGATAGAAGATGCTGTCTCAACAATCAGCAAAATAGATTACGTCGAATCTTATTCTATGGATAATGTGTCTTTTGTAATAATTCGGTTCGAGCTGGGAAAGGATGCTAATATTGCAAATCAGGAAGCAAAAGACAGAGTTGATGCAATTGTAAATCAATTTCCGAACGATGCGGATAAGCCGAGTATCGCAAAATATAATCCGGGCGAAGAACCGATAATGAATCTTATTTTTAGTGGAAATCAAGATTTGATTACCCTTTATGAAATTGCAGATAAACGCCTTAAAGACCGTTTTGCCCAAATTGACGGTGTGGCTCAGGTAGAAATTTCCGGAGGACAGAAACGAGAAATTCACGTGGAACTCGATAACAAAGTTGTTTGTCAGAATGTTATTTCTCTGCCCCAACTCTCACAAATAATATCTTTAAATAACATGAATATGCCAGGTGGAAATTTTGACGAAAAAAAACAGGAATATTCAGTTAGGTTCGAAGGAGAATATACTGATTTACAAAACTTGAGGGATTTGGATATTCCTACTTATTTTGGAGTTAAAAAATTACACCAGCTTGGGAAAATTACAGATGGCGGAACTGAAATACGACAACGTTCTACCTACTTTAATAATATAGATAAAATAAGGAATGAAAATTTAGTCAGAATTTCGATAGTGAAAACTTCCGAAGGAAATCCGGTCGAGATTTCCCATGCAGTAAAAAAGGAACTTTCTGCAATTCGAAAGGATATTCCCGCAGGCTCCGAATTGGTAATTGTTAATGATGATTCGAAATTCATAGAAAGTTCTGTGAAGGACACTCTTAATAATGTAATTCTCGGAATTCTATTTACCGGTATAATTTTACTCTTTTTTCTGCACGATCTCCGCTCTACACTTATTGTGGCTCTTGCAATGCCCACTTCGATCATCTCCACTTTTCTGCTAATGCAAATGGCTGGATTTTCCCTCAATATTCTTTCCCTGATGGGATTATCCACTTCTGTGGGAATTCTCGTTACAAACTCTGTGGTGGTGCTGGAAAATATCTTTCGGCACAAACGTCTCGGCAACTTGCGGAGAGAAGCTGCCGAAAAGGGTACTTCGGAAGTTACGGTTGCGGTCATCGCCTCCACTCTTACAAATATTGTCGTTTTCTTACCACTCGCTACAATGAATACAATAGCAGGACAATATTTAACAGAATTTGCGCTTACCGTTGTTTTTGCCACAATTTTCTCCTTGGTAATTTCTTTTACATTAACTCCTATGCTTTCTTCTATCATCCTTCCTGATGAACAGAAGAAACATCCCATCGGAAAAAAGATTGAAGCAATGTTCGATAAGTGGGAACATTTGTATGGAAGATTGTTAGAAAAGATGTTTCACAAAAAAAGATTTTCAGTATTGATCATCGGTGTTAGTTTTTTGCTATTTTTTCTGACCATGATCTTTGTTGCTCCCAAACTTGGATTTGAATTTGTGCCTGAAATGGATGAAGGCAAACTAAAAGTTAAGATGGAATTACCTCAAGGAACATCACTGCAAGAAACTGTGAAATTATGCCAACAAGTCGAAAAAATAATCTTGAACCATAAAGAGGTGAAAAATGTGCTGGTAAATATGGGCTCTCTAAGTTCAATGGATATGGGAACGAATTTAGGACAGATCAGAATCGTTTTAGTGGATGCTAATAAGAGAAAACTAACTTCTCATCAAGTTGAAAATCTTTTGATAGAAGAATTAGCAACCGTTCCTAATGCTAAATTTCAAGTTGCTGCCACATCTTCCGGGGGTGGAGGGGGAATGGCTGATATTGAGTTTAATATTATGGGGCAAGAGTTGAATGAAATTGTCCTACTAAAAGATAAGGTGTTGGCAAAAATCAAAAATATCAAGGGGCTGACCAATCTTGAGGTGGATTATAAAGCAGGTAAGCCACAACTTTCCCTAATTCCTAAAAGACAAAAAATTTCTGATGCAGGAACTTCTGTCTATGAGATTGCTCTCACTATGAGAGCTGCTATCGAAGGAATACAAGCTTCGGTGTATCGCGAAAAAGGAAATGGATACGACATCAAAATATCCTTGACAGACGAATCTGTGGATAGTCCCGAGAAGATTGGAAATATCGCAATAGCCACAAAAACCGGAATGTATCGCCTTTCCCAATTAGCGGATTTGGAATATACAAAAGCCACCAATAAGATCAATCGAAAAAATAAATTTACTACCATCAAATTTACCGGGGGAGTGGGAACGGGATTTACCCAAAGTAATGTAATCAATCAAATTCGAGAAGCAACCAAAAATATTGATATGCCGGAAGGTTATATGATCAATTGGGGTGGAATGAGTGAAATGATGGAAGAAAATAATATTGCTATGGGAAAAGCATTTATGCTGGCAATTATGCTCACATATATGCTGCTTGCTGCTATTTTGGAGAGCTTCACAAAACCTATTCTTATACTTATGACCCTTCCTCTCGCAATGATCGGGGTGATACTCGCTTTATATTTTGCCGGACAATCTTTGAACTTAGTCTCAATGATGGCGATAATTATGCTTATCGGAATCGTTGTAAACGCTGCAATTTTGCTTATGGATTATACCCAGAAACTGAGAGAGCAGGGAAAAAATACAAAAACCGCCCTCATAGAAGCGTGCCCGACCAAACTAAAACCGATAGTTATGTCCTC